The sequence below is a genomic window from Streptomyces sp. NBC_00289.
CACGACTCCCGGCCCGCCGAACTGCTCCTGGAGGCCCTGCGCACCGGGGCCAGGATCGGCGGGCTGCGCTTCGAGCGGGACCCGCACCAGGAGATACGCGACGGGCTGGTGCCCCGCCTGATGACCGCCGAGCAGTCCAACTCGTCGGTCGTCTATGGAGATACGTTCATCCTCAAGCTGCTGCGCCGGATCGTGCCCGGCGTCAACCCCGACCTGGAACTGCCGCTGGCGCTGGCCCGGGAGGGCTGCCCGCGGGTGCCCGCGCCGACGGGCTGGCTGCGGGCGGAGCTGGCCGGACAGTCGTACACCCTGGGGGTGATGCAGCCCTTCGTGCAGGGCGCCTCCGACGGCTGGGAGCTGGCGCTGCGCGAACTGGCCAAGGGCGAGGACTTCGGCGCCGAGGCACGCGAACTCGGCCGGGCCACCGCCGAGGTGCACACGGCACTCGCCCGGGTACTGCCCACCGTCACCCTCGGCCACGGTCGGCTACGGATGCTGGTCGACGGCATGATCGAACGCCTCGACCTCGCCGCACAGGCGGTGCCCGCGCTACGGCCGTACGCCCCCGGACTGCGCTCCGCCTTCACCGCCCTGGCCGACCTGGCCGAAGAGGGCCGCACCTGGACCGCCCAGCGCATCCACGGCGACCTGCACCTCGGCCAGTGCCTGCGTTCGGCGGCCGGGCAGTGGTCCCTGATCGACTTCGAGGGCGAGCCGTCCAAGCCGCTGGCCGAGCGCCGGATGCCCCAGCCGACCGGGCGGGACATCGCCGGGATGCTGCGCTCCTTCGACTACGCGGCCCACTCCGCGGACGCGCCCGTACCGGGCTGGGCCGAGACCTGCCGTGCCGCGTACTGCTCCGGGTACGCGGACGTGAGCGGGCGCGATCCACGCACCGACCCGGTGCTGCTGCGCGCCTACGAGACGGACAAGGCCGTCTACGAAGTGCTCTACGAGGCCCGGCACCGTCCAGACTGGCTCCCGGTGCCGCTGTCCGCGGTACGCCGCCTCGCCTCACCCGACCTGTCCTGACCTCACCCCGCGCCCAGGAGGCACCACCCGTGACGCCCCGCCCCCCGTCCAGTGGTCCGGATCCGAAGAAGACGGCCGAGGAAGGCACAGCCGCGCAGCCGGCCGCCGAGCAGAAGAAGAGGTCCGCGAAGAAGGCCGTCGAGAAGCGTGTGGAGAAGACCGCGGAGACGGCCGTCAGGGCCGTGAAGAAGGCCGCCGGCAAGACGGTCGAGGCGGCGACCGGGGAGAAGAAGACCCCGGCGAAGACGGCCGGGAAGACGGCGGCGGCGAAGAAGACGGCACCGGAGAAGACCGCCGCGAAGAAGGCGACCAAGAAGTCGGTGGCCAGGACGGCGGCTGTCTCCGGCACACCGGAGACCAGGACGGTCGTCGCGAAGAAGGCCGTGAAGAAGAAGGCGGCGCCGGAGAAGTCCGCGGCGAAGGAGCCCACCGCGAAGAAGGCGGTGGCCAGGAAGACCGCGGGTGACAAGGGCGGGGTGAAGAAGACGGTCGCGAAGAAGGCGACCACGAGGAAGGCGGTGGCGAGGAAGGCGGCAGCCGAGCCGGCTGTGGCGCTTCCGGAAGCGGGGGCCGTGACGGCGGCGGAGGCACCCGCCACGACCGCTGCCACCACCCCTGCCGCCGCCGCGTCCACGCCCGTCGTGGAGTCCGGCGAGCCCGGCGCCGCGGCGCCCCCGTTCTCCCCCGCCCTCGACGTCGGCGACCGCTGGCGGCTGCTCGACGGGGCGCACCACGCTCCGCACTCCGTGCTCGGCGCGCATCCGGCGCCGGGTGGCGGGGTCGTCTTCCGGGCGTTCCGGCCGTACGCGCTGTCGGTGGCCGTCGTCGTCGGGGACGCACGGGACGAGCTGGACAACGACGGCGACGGCTTCTTCTCCGGGGTGCTGCCGCTCGCGTCGGTCCCCGAGTACCGCTTCCTCGTGACGTACGAGGAGACGACCCAGGAGGTCGAGGACGCGTACCGCTTCCTGCCCGCGCTCGGCGACCTCGACCTGCACCTGATCGGCGAGGGCCGGCACGAGGAGCTGTGGAAGGCGCTGGGCGCCGAGCCGATGACGCACCAGGGCGTGGCCGGTACCCGCTTCACGGTGTGGGCGCCGAACGCGCGGGGCGTGCGGGTGGCCGGCACCTTCAACTTCTGGAACGCCACCGGGCATCCCATGCGCTCGCTCGGCGGGACCGGTGTGTGGGAGCTGTTCGTGCCCGGCGTCGGCGAGGGCGAGCTGTACAAGTTCGAGATCACCCGGCCCGACGGTTCCAAGACCCTGCGCGCCGACCCGATGGCGCGCCGTACGGAGGTGCCGCCCGCGACGTCCTCCGTGATCCACACCTCGCGCTACACGTGGCAGGACGACGAGTGGCTGGCCCGCCGCGCCGACCGGCCGGCCCACAAGGCGCCCTTCTCCGTGTACGAGGTGCACCTGCCCTCCTGGCGGCCGGGACTGACGTACCGGCAGCTGGCGGAGGAACTGCCCGCGTACGTACGGGATCTGGGCTTCACGCACGTGGAGCTGATGCCGGTCGCCGAGCACCCCTTCGGCGGCTCCTGGGGCTACCAGGTCACCGGGTTCTACGCCCCCACCGCACGGCTCGGCGACCCCGACGACTTCAGGTACCTGGTCGACGCCCTCCACCGGGCCGGCATCGGCGTGCTCATGGACTGGGTGCCGGCCCACTTCCCGCGTGACGCCTGGGCGCTCGCCGAGTTCGACGGCCGCCCGCTGTACGAGCACGAGGACCCGCTGCGCTCCGCCCACCCGGACTGGGGCACCCTCGAGTTCGACTACGGCCGGCGCGAGGTACGCAACTTCCTCGTCGCGAACGCCGTGTACTGGTGCGAGGAGTTCCACATCGACGGCCTGCGCGTGGACGCCGTCGCCTCGATGCTCTACCTCGACTACTCGCGCGAGCCGGGCCAGTGGGTGCCGAACGAGCACGGCGGCCGGGAGAACCTGGACGCGGTGGCGTTCCTTCAGGAGATGAACGCGACCGTGTACCGGCGGGTTCCGGGCGTGGTGACGGTCGCCGAGGAGTCCACGGCGTGGGACGGCGTCACCCGTGCCACCCACCACATGGGCCCGGGCGGCTTCGGAGGTCTCGGCTTCGGGCTGAAGTGGAACATGGGCTGGATGCACGACTCGCTCGACTACATGAGCCACGAGCCGGTGCACCGCAAGTACCACCACGGCGAGATGACGTTCTCGATGGTGTACGCGTACAGCGAGAACTACGTCCTGCCCATCTCGCACGACGAGGTCGTGCACGGCAAGGGCTCGCTGGTGTCGAAGATGCCCGGCGACTGGTGGCAGCAGCGGGCCAACCTGCGGGCGTACCTGGCGTTCATGTGGGCCCATCCCGGCAAGCAACTCCTCTTCATGGGGCAGGAGTTCGCCCAGGGCGCCGAGTGGTCCGAGGCGCGCGGCCCGGACTGGTGGCTGCTCGACCCCGAGTACGGGGCGGAGGCGGACCACCGGGGCGTCAGGGACCTGGTCCGCGACCTCAACACCGTCTATCTGCACACGCCGGCCCTGTGGCAGCAGGACACCGATCCGGCCGGCTTCCAGTGGGTGGTGGGCGACGCCGCCGAGGACAACGTCTTCGCGTTCCTGCGCTACGACACGGAAGGCACCCCGCTGCTGGCGGTGTCGAACCTCGCCCCGGTCGTCCGCCACGACTACCGCCTCGGCGTCCCCGACGACATCCCGGCCTGGCACGAGGCCCTCAACACCGACACCGGCAGGTACGGCGGCAGCGACGTCCACAACCCCGACCCGATAAAACCGGAACCGCAGGGCTGGCACGGCCGCCCGGCCAGCATCAGGCTCACCCTGCCCCCACTGTCGACGGTGTGGCTGCGCCCGGCGTAAGGGCCGCTTTCAGCCCGTCCGGCGCTTGAGGAAGCCCGTCCGGCGCTTGAGGACGAGGCCCTTCGGGCCGAAGCGGGGTCTGGGGGCGCAGCCCCCAGGGACGGGAAGGGAAGGGGCGGCGGGGGCGAGAACCCTCACCGCTCCCCGAACGAGACGCTCACCGCACCGGCCGTGCGCAGACGGTGATGGTGACCGGAACCGTCACGTCGCTAGGCCATGGCGTCGGCCAGCGCCTTCGGCAACGTCCCGGTGTGCAGCACCCCCAGCCGCTGCGTGGCCCGTGTCAGCGCCACGTACAGGTCGCTGGTCCCGTACCGTCCCGGCTCCACCACGAGCACGGAGTCGAACTCCAGCCCCTTGGCCTGCCGTGGGTCGAGCAGGACGACGGTCCGGGTGAGGTCCGGCTCGGCGCCCGCCGTCACGCCGTCCAGCCGTGCGGCCAGCTTCCGGTGCAGGTCGCGCGGGGCGATCACGGCGAGCCGGCCCTCGGCCGGGGTCAGTTCCCCGACGGCCTTGGCCACCGCGCCGGGCAGGTCGTCGGTGGCGCGCACCCACGGCCGTACCCCCGTCGACCGCACCGAACTCGGCGGTTCGAAGCCGGGGTTCTCCGCGCGGACCACCGCCGCCGCCACGTCCATGATCTCGGCGGGGGTGCGGTAGTTGACGCCGAGGCGGGTGTGCTCCCAGCGGCCGCCGACATAGGGCTCGAGGATGTCCGCCCAGGAGCCCACACCGGCCGCCTCCGCGGTCTGCGCGGGGTCGCCGACCAGGGTCATCGAGCGGGTCGGGCTGCGCCGCATGAGCAGCCGCCAGGCCATCGGTGACAGTTCCTGCGCCTCGTCGACGATGATGTGCCCGAACGCCCAGGTGCGGTCGGCGGCCGCACGCTCGGCGGCGCTGCGGTGGTCGTCCTCCTCGTGGCGCTCGGCGAAGCGGTCGGCGTCGATGATGTGGTGCGCGGACAGGACTTCGGAGTCCTCCTCGTCCTTGTCGTCGAACTCGTAGGTGCGGGAGGCGAAGGAGACGTCGAGGACGCCCTGCGCGTAGGCGACCTGCGTCTCGCGTTCGCGTTCCGCGCGCGCCCGCGCCACCCGGCCGTCCTCGCCCAGCAGTTCGGCCGCCTCGTCCAGCAGTGGTACGTCCGCCACGGTCCACGCCCGCGTCACCGGACGGCGGACGGCGGCCGCGTCGTCCTCGCCGAGGTACCCCTCGGGGGCGGCGAGGAAGTCCCGGACCAGCCGCCGCGGGGTCAGCCGCGGCCACAACCGGTCGATGGCGGACCAGACTTCGGGGTTCTCGGCGAGTTCGTCGCGGATCTGGGTGATGTCACTCGGGTCGAGCATGTTCGTGCCGTCGTAGGGGTCGGTGCCGATGCGTTCGGCGACCATGTCGGTGAGCGTGTTGAGGATGTGCCCCTCGAAGTGCTCGCGGGCCACGTTGTGCGGCAGCCGCGCCTCCCGGGTGCGTTCGCGGGCGACGTTCACCAGGCCGTCGTCGAGCATCAGGACCTCACGGTCGTGCTCGATGGCGATCACCGGGTCGGGCAACTCCTGCCGGTCCCGTACGACCTCGGCGAGGACGTCCGCCATGGCGGCGCGGCCCTTGACGGCGGCCGCCCGCGGCGTGTCCGTCGCCGTCGCCTTCACGCCGGGGAACAGCTCGCCGACCGTCGCGAGGAGCACGCCGGTCTCGCCCAGCGAGGGCAGCACCTCCCCGATGTAGCCGAGGAAGGCGGGGTTGGGACCGACGATCAGGACGGCCCGCTTGGCGAGCAGCTCCCGGTGTTCGTACAGCAGGTAGGCCGCCCGGTGCAGGGCGACGGCCGTCTTGCCGGTGCCCGGGCCGCCCTCCACCACCAGCACCCCGCGATGCGGGGCCCGGATGATCTCGTCCTGCTCGGCCTGGATGGTCTGCACGATGTCGCTCATCCGGCCGGTGCGCGCCGAGTCGAGCGCGGCGAGCAGCACGG
It includes:
- a CDS encoding maltokinase; amino-acid sequence: MSEAVIHTATASPGLLASLDPLLREWLPRQRWFAGKGRPVTEFSLVAATELVPAGGKLSLHHLLVRAHQPDMLGGSAHPGDCYQLLIGEREALPPRLAPALIGHAQKGPFAGHTVYDALHDSRPAELLLEALRTGARIGGLRFERDPHQEIRDGLVPRLMTAEQSNSSVVYGDTFILKLLRRIVPGVNPDLELPLALAREGCPRVPAPTGWLRAELAGQSYTLGVMQPFVQGASDGWELALRELAKGEDFGAEARELGRATAEVHTALARVLPTVTLGHGRLRMLVDGMIERLDLAAQAVPALRPYAPGLRSAFTALADLAEEGRTWTAQRIHGDLHLGQCLRSAAGQWSLIDFEGEPSKPLAERRMPQPTGRDIAGMLRSFDYAAHSADAPVPGWAETCRAAYCSGYADVSGRDPRTDPVLLRAYETDKAVYEVLYEARHRPDWLPVPLSAVRRLASPDLS
- the glgB gene encoding 1,4-alpha-glucan branching enzyme — protein: MTPRPPSSGPDPKKTAEEGTAAQPAAEQKKRSAKKAVEKRVEKTAETAVRAVKKAAGKTVEAATGEKKTPAKTAGKTAAAKKTAPEKTAAKKATKKSVARTAAVSGTPETRTVVAKKAVKKKAAPEKSAAKEPTAKKAVARKTAGDKGGVKKTVAKKATTRKAVARKAAAEPAVALPEAGAVTAAEAPATTAATTPAAAASTPVVESGEPGAAAPPFSPALDVGDRWRLLDGAHHAPHSVLGAHPAPGGGVVFRAFRPYALSVAVVVGDARDELDNDGDGFFSGVLPLASVPEYRFLVTYEETTQEVEDAYRFLPALGDLDLHLIGEGRHEELWKALGAEPMTHQGVAGTRFTVWAPNARGVRVAGTFNFWNATGHPMRSLGGTGVWELFVPGVGEGELYKFEITRPDGSKTLRADPMARRTEVPPATSSVIHTSRYTWQDDEWLARRADRPAHKAPFSVYEVHLPSWRPGLTYRQLAEELPAYVRDLGFTHVELMPVAEHPFGGSWGYQVTGFYAPTARLGDPDDFRYLVDALHRAGIGVLMDWVPAHFPRDAWALAEFDGRPLYEHEDPLRSAHPDWGTLEFDYGRREVRNFLVANAVYWCEEFHIDGLRVDAVASMLYLDYSREPGQWVPNEHGGRENLDAVAFLQEMNATVYRRVPGVVTVAEESTAWDGVTRATHHMGPGGFGGLGFGLKWNMGWMHDSLDYMSHEPVHRKYHHGEMTFSMVYAYSENYVLPISHDEVVHGKGSLVSKMPGDWWQQRANLRAYLAFMWAHPGKQLLFMGQEFAQGAEWSEARGPDWWLLDPEYGAEADHRGVRDLVRDLNTVYLHTPALWQQDTDPAGFQWVVGDAAEDNVFAFLRYDTEGTPLLAVSNLAPVVRHDYRLGVPDDIPAWHEALNTDTGRYGGSDVHNPDPIKPEPQGWHGRPASIRLTLPPLSTVWLRPA
- a CDS encoding UvrD-helicase domain-containing protein, which codes for MSNTGFPDSELQREQEFVDGLYARVDALRGDTEGAVTDALAQGNTPMQARLERDILVAERSGLLAALNAVDGSLCFGRIDLTSGVSHHIGRIGLRGDDTERTPILIDWRADVARPFYLATGHTPMGLRRRRHLTTEGRRVTALHDEILDLGDATRTGHEDPTGDAVLLAALDSARTGRMSDIVQTIQAEQDEIIRAPHRGVLVVEGGPGTGKTAVALHRAAYLLYEHRELLAKRAVLIVGPNPAFLGYIGEVLPSLGETGVLLATVGELFPGVKATATDTPRAAAVKGRAAMADVLAEVVRDRQELPDPVIAIEHDREVLMLDDGLVNVARERTREARLPHNVAREHFEGHILNTLTDMVAERIGTDPYDGTNMLDPSDITQIRDELAENPEVWSAIDRLWPRLTPRRLVRDFLAAPEGYLGEDDAAAVRRPVTRAWTVADVPLLDEAAELLGEDGRVARARAERERETQVAYAQGVLDVSFASRTYEFDDKDEEDSEVLSAHHIIDADRFAERHEEDDHRSAAERAAADRTWAFGHIIVDEAQELSPMAWRLLMRRSPTRSMTLVGDPAQTAEAAGVGSWADILEPYVGGRWEHTRLGVNYRTPAEIMDVAAAVVRAENPGFEPPSSVRSTGVRPWVRATDDLPGAVAKAVGELTPAEGRLAVIAPRDLHRKLAARLDGVTAGAEPDLTRTVVLLDPRQAKGLEFDSVLVVEPGRYGTSDLYVALTRATQRLGVLHTGTLPKALADAMA